The Arthrobacter oryzae DNA window CTGGTGGGCGGCCAGTCCGGGGCTTGACGGCAGTTGCGGCCGTCGTGGGGCACATTGGGGCCGGTTCGGCCGCGGGGGCCGGCAATCCGCGGCGTGTCCGTGTCGAAGTGCCCCACGACGGCCGCCGCGAAAACCAAAGAGCAGGGCCCGACGGCGGGACTCGCCGTCGGGCTCTGCTCTTGCGTTTGTTGGTGCTTCCGGCCTGGCCCTAGCGGGTGCTGCCGGCGAGGAGGCCGCGGCGCCGGAGGAGGCGCTTTTCAATCGGTGCGAAGACCAGCAGCTCGATCAGGATGCCCACGGCCAGGATCAGCAGGATCGCTGCCATCACGATGGTCATGTCGGACAGGTCGCGGCCCTGGTCCAGCATTGAGCCGAGGCCGAAGCCGATGGTGCCGCCCACCGCGATGATTTCCGCGGCCATGAGGGAGCGCCAGGAGAACGCCCACCCCTGCTTCAGGCCGCTGAGGTAGCCGGGCAGAGCCGCGGGAAGGATGATCTGAAGGGCCATCTGCAGCCGGTTGGCGCCGAGCACGGTGCCGACGCTGCGGTACTGCGGCGGGATCTGGTCCACACCGGAGATCAGGCCGTTGATGATGGACGGGATGGCACCCATGAACACCACGAAGTACACCGTGGCGTCGGTGAGGCCGAACCAGATGATGGCGGCAGGAACCCAGGCCACGGACGGCAGGACCTGCAGCCCGGAAATGAGCGGGCCGAACGCGCGCCGCAGCGGGGCAACCTGTGCCAGCAGCAGGCCGATGGGGGTTGCGATGGCCACGCTGATCAGGAAGCCCACCAGCCCGCGCTGCAGCGAGGTCCAGACGGCTTCCTGCAGGGACCCGTCAGCCCACAGCGTGCCGAACTGGCCCAGCACGTCCAGCGGGCCGGGCACCAGGTCCCGCCGCTTGAAGCCGAGCGAAACGTAGAACTGCCATACGAGGATCAGCACCGCCAGCGCGGCCACCGGGAGCAGGACCCGGCTCCAGTCGATGCGTGCTGCACGGGCTGCGTCCGACTGCAGGGAATCAAGCCCGGATTCGAGCTCGCGCAGGTCCTCGTTGCCGGTGGAGGACCGGGTCAGGGCAGCATGGACCTTGCGGGTTTCGGGCTCCGCGCCGGAGGCCGGGCCGTTGGTGGGGGCCTCGGCCAGGGGTGTCGGGTTACTTGGCATGGCGGCGGATCTCCTCTCGCAGCCGGGCGGTGATGACCCCGGTCAGCTGTCCGGCAAGACCGGCGTCGGTTCGGTGTTCCTCGGTGACGTTCCATTCCTGGACCACGCGGCCGGGGCGGGAGGACAGCAGCAGCACGCGCTGGCCCAGCCGGACGGCTTCGCGGACATTGTGCGTCACGAAAACGATGGTGCGGCCGGTTTCCTTCCAGATCCGTTCCAGCTCGTCATGGAGGAGGTCGCGGGTGATGGCGTCGAGGGCGGCGAACGGCTCGTCCATGAGCAGCAGCTGCCGGTCCTGGGCCAGGGACCGGGCCAGGGACACGCGCTGGCGCATGCCGCCGGAGAGCTCGTGCGGGCGCTTGTCGCCAGCTCCGCCCAGATGCACCAGGTCAAGGAGTTCATTGGCCTTGGTGCGCCGTTCGCCCTTGCCCACGCCGCGCAGCTTCAGGGCGAGCTCGATGTTCTCCCGGGCGGTCAGCCACGGGAAAAGGGCGGCGTCCTGGAACATGAACGCTGCGCCGTCGCTGGGGACTTCAAGGGCGCCCGACGTCGGCAGTTCCAGTCCCGCCATGATGTTCAGCAGGGTGGACTTGCCGCAGCCGGAGGCACCGAGGAGGGCGACGAACTCGCCTTGGGCGATGCTGGCGTTGACGTCGTCCAGCACCGGGGCGCCGTTGCCGAAGCGTTTGCCCAGGTTTTCCAGTACGACTGGCATGGTCCTGTCCTTACGTTGTTGGAGCTGGGGGTGGTGCTTGGTGGTGTCTAGTCGTTGCCGAGGCCGGCGGCGCTGACTTTGTTGCCCCCGGTTTCCGTGGTGACGCTGTTCAGGGCGGCGAGGTCGAAGATGCCGTTGATGTCGGCCTGTTTGGTGGTGCCGGCGTCGACGCCGTCCTGCAGCAGCTTCTTGTAGGTTCCGGCGAGCGGGTCCACGGTGAACACGATGTTGTCGAGGGACCTGTCGATGACGTCGGCCGGGAGCTCTGCGCTCCCGAACTCCTTCAGCGCCGTGTTCAGCACGCTGGCCTTTTCCGCGGCAGGTGTCTCGTTGAGCCAGGTGACGGATTCGGCGTGGCCCTTCAGGAGCGCCTTCACGGTCTCCGGGTGCGCGGCGGCGAACTTCTTGTTCACGATCAGGATGGTGGTGGGGAACTCGCCCGGCTTGCCCGTCAGCGACCCGTCCCACAGCTCCTTCTCGTCCACCAGGACCTTCGCGCCGGCCTGCAGCACCAGCCGGGAAGCCCACGGCTCAGGCAGCCATGCGCCGTCGAGCTTGCCGTCCTGGAACAGCTTCAGCGTCTGCGCGTTCTCGGTCGGGTTGATCGCAACGTCGCCGCTGCCGTCCGTGTTGGTCTTGTAACCCTGCGCGGCGAGCCACGCCCGCAGCGCCACATCCTGGGTGCCGCCCAGCTGCGGCGTTGACAGGGTCGTGCCCTTCAGGTCCGCGGCCGAACCGATCCCCGGCTTGACCACCAACTGCGCACCGCCGGCCGCGGCACCGGCAATGATGCTGACGGACTCGCCCTGGCTCTTCACGAACGAGTTGATCGCCGGATTCGGCCCGATATACGTCGCATCAATGGCCCCGGCGTTCAGCGCCTCGATCGCCGCCGGCCCGGCGTTGAACACCTGCGTGCTCAGCTTCGTCTCCCCCAGGCTCTTCGCAATAAAGCCTTCCTTCACCCCCACCAGGGCCGGGGCGTGCGTGACGTTGCCGAAATAGCCCAGCCTCAACTCCGCCGCGGGGGTCGGGGCGGGAGCCGCGGCCTGGGCTGTGGAATCACGGGAAAGGGTTGACGCCACCACGGCACCGGCGGCGATGAGCAGCACCAGGCCGAGGGCAACCAGGACCTCAACGGCGCGCTTGCGCTTCGGTTTGTTGCTCTCTCCGGCCACGATGCGGATCATTCCGGGCTGGGGACTTGTCATTGTTTCACCATAGGGAGTGACATAAACCCGTTCAATGAAGCGGAAACGGGGGGTCACGCGGGTTCATCTAGCGTCACATTCGCGCAACGCGGGGGGCGGCGCGGTCAGGCCACGTAGGCGTCGGCCGCCGCAAGGGCATCGTCCAGAATGGCAAGGCCCGCGGCGGCGTCGGAGTCGTTCACGTTCAGCGGAGGGGCTACATGGACCCGATTGCCCAGGACCAGCGGCACAAGCCCCCGCTCCAGGCACGCCTTGACGACCGAGACCATCGGTGCGTTGGCCGCGCCGGTGCCTCCGGCCGGCACGAGCGGCTCTTTGGTCCGCCGGTCACGGACCAGTTCGGGGGACCAGATGCCGCCGATGCCGCGAACGTCCCCGACGGAGTCGTGCTTGTCGGCGAGCGCCCTGAGTCCTGGACCAAGGACCTCCGCGCCGAGGCGGGCAGCTGCCGCGACCGTGTTCTCCTCGTGCATCGCGCTGATGGCACCGACTGCTGCTGCGCAGGCAAGCGGGTGGCCGCTGTACGTCAGGCCCGCCGGGTACGGGCGTGTGGTGAACAACTCGTAGATCGCGTCCCCCACCAGCACGCCACCCAGCGGCACATACCCTGAGTTGACGCCCTTCGCGAAGGCCATCAGGTCAGGTGCCACACCGTCGTGGTCAACGCCGAACCAGGCTCCGGTGCGTCCGAAGCCCACCATCACCTCGTCGGCGATATAGATAATGCCGTGGCGGTCGCATAGCTCGCGGACCCCGCGCAGGTACCCGGCCGGTGGCACGATGACACCTGAGCTGCCGATCACAGACTCCAGGACCAGGCCTGCGATGGTGGACGGGCCCTCCAGGAGGATGACCTGCTCGAGATGAGCGAGTGCCCGCTCCGACTCCTCCTCCGGGGACCGCGACCCGAACACCGACCGGTACAGAAAGGGGCCGAAGAAGTGGACGGCACCCGCCGCGCCGGTGTCCGAGGCCCAGCGGCGCGGGTCGCCTGTGAGGTGGATGGAAGCCGCCGTCGATCCGTGGTACGAGCGGTAAGCGGCGAGCACCTTCGGCCGTCCGGTGTAAAGCCGCGCCATCCGGACCGCATGCTCGATTGCCTCCGTCCCGCCGGTGGTGAAGAGCACATGCCCAAGGCCCTGTGGGGCCACCTGGACAATCAGCCGCGCCGCTTCGCCCCGGACGTCGGATGCGTGGCCGGGTGCGAGCGTGCACAGGCGGTCGGCTTGCTCCTTGATCGCAGCAACGATGCGCGGATGCTGGTGGCCGAGGCTGGTGAACACCAGTTGCGAGCTGAAGTCCAGGTAGTGCCGTCCGGTGTCGTCGATGAGGTAGCTCCCGGAACCACCAACGAAGGTGGGCACGTCGCGTGGCCCCTGAACTG harbors:
- a CDS encoding ABC transporter substrate-binding protein, which produces MTSPQPGMIRIVAGESNKPKRKRAVEVLVALGLVLLIAAGAVVASTLSRDSTAQAAAPAPTPAAELRLGYFGNVTHAPALVGVKEGFIAKSLGETKLSTQVFNAGPAAIEALNAGAIDATYIGPNPAINSFVKSQGESVSIIAGAAAGGAQLVVKPGIGSAADLKGTTLSTPQLGGTQDVALRAWLAAQGYKTNTDGSGDVAINPTENAQTLKLFQDGKLDGAWLPEPWASRLVLQAGAKVLVDEKELWDGSLTGKPGEFPTTILIVNKKFAAAHPETVKALLKGHAESVTWLNETPAAEKASVLNTALKEFGSAELPADVIDRSLDNIVFTVDPLAGTYKKLLQDGVDAGTTKQADINGIFDLAALNSVTTETGGNKVSAAGLGND
- a CDS encoding ABC transporter permease, with protein sequence MPSNPTPLAEAPTNGPASGAEPETRKVHAALTRSSTGNEDLRELESGLDSLQSDAARAARIDWSRVLLPVAALAVLILVWQFYVSLGFKRRDLVPGPLDVLGQFGTLWADGSLQEAVWTSLQRGLVGFLISVAIATPIGLLLAQVAPLRRAFGPLISGLQVLPSVAWVPAAIIWFGLTDATVYFVVFMGAIPSIINGLISGVDQIPPQYRSVGTVLGANRLQMALQIILPAALPGYLSGLKQGWAFSWRSLMAAEIIAVGGTIGFGLGSMLDQGRDLSDMTIVMAAILLILAVGILIELLVFAPIEKRLLRRRGLLAGSTR
- a CDS encoding aspartate aminotransferase family protein, giving the protein MNLDELVFHPWAVQGPRDVPTFVGGSGSYLIDDTGRHYLDFSSQLVFTSLGHQHPRIVAAIKEQADRLCTLAPGHASDVRGEAARLIVQVAPQGLGHVLFTTGGTEAIEHAVRMARLYTGRPKVLAAYRSYHGSTAASIHLTGDPRRWASDTGAAGAVHFFGPFLYRSVFGSRSPEEESERALAHLEQVILLEGPSTIAGLVLESVIGSSGVIVPPAGYLRGVRELCDRHGIIYIADEVMVGFGRTGAWFGVDHDGVAPDLMAFAKGVNSGYVPLGGVLVGDAIYELFTTRPYPAGLTYSGHPLACAAAVGAISAMHEENTVAAAARLGAEVLGPGLRALADKHDSVGDVRGIGGIWSPELVRDRRTKEPLVPAGGTGAANAPMVSVVKACLERGLVPLVLGNRVHVAPPLNVNDSDAAAGLAILDDALAAADAYVA
- a CDS encoding ABC transporter ATP-binding protein yields the protein MPVVLENLGKRFGNGAPVLDDVNASIAQGEFVALLGASGCGKSTLLNIMAGLELPTSGALEVPSDGAAFMFQDAALFPWLTARENIELALKLRGVGKGERRTKANELLDLVHLGGAGDKRPHELSGGMRQRVSLARSLAQDRQLLLMDEPFAALDAITRDLLHDELERIWKETGRTIVFVTHNVREAVRLGQRVLLLSSRPGRVVQEWNVTEEHRTDAGLAGQLTGVITARLREEIRRHAK